The following nucleotide sequence is from Salvia miltiorrhiza cultivar Shanhuang (shh) unplaced genomic scaffold, IMPLAD_Smil_shh original_scaffold_220:::fragment_1, whole genome shotgun sequence.
ttttttctttccatttttggacatcTACCTCACTACtattaatactttatttattcttacttttcatttttcatcactctcaatactaattataacacttttcacaacttccaataattattatataactttttctccactattaatacactttacaaattttcattaaaatccgtgccgtccccaaagaggaagccatttcagggacggtgGGAGTATATGGTTTAATGATAGTACTTCCTAAATGTGtctcaaaaaaatttaaataattagttataattaaaTAGTGTTGATAGCAGGAAGTTGATGTGTGATGAGATGGAGGGGTTAATGATTGATTGATGAGGTCAAGGGGCAAGTAAGCAAAATGGTAGTGAGACTGACCTGGTGCGCATATTCAACGCAAAACATAACCACTGTTGCTTTGCTTACTTTAATTTAATGGAAATCTCACCATTTTTTTTCTCCTTAACTGTCCCAACACTGTAGCTTACGataacaacacacacacacacagtgaATTAGAATATCCAACTTCCATAATCTTCccaataatttatatgcaacAGTTGCAGTAACCCtcatctttttttcttcttttttttatatgggcatttaaatagaaataattcGAAAAAGATGTTGCCTTTCCAATCATATTCGATGCTTcatcttgttcttcttcttcagtgCTGCAAACTGCGCCATTGGAGATAATGGAGTTTTGATCAAACACTGATTCGCGGAAGGCCTCCGCTTGAGCTCCAACTTACTTCTCCAAGTcggctctccctctctctctctctccctctccctctctctctctctctatatatatatatatatatatttgtgtttcAAAGGTTTGCTATTGGAAATGGAATCTAGCTAAGTGTTGATCTAGCAGATTCTTGATTTGATTTCTTCTACAAGTATAGGATATGTGTGATCAATGAAGAATTTCACACAACATGTGAAATATGTGTGAATTCTATGAAAAAAAGGTGTTTTCTGTAGCTTGTTTTGTACTATATATATGTTGAAAAGAAGCACGCAGACGAGTTGTTCTTGTATGAGGAGAAACCCACAACAGCTACTCGTGGTGTGGTTGTCTTGTTGTTTTGAAAGCTCTTCATCATATCATGAAAGAACTAGAGAGAAGAAGTTGTAGCATGCACTAGGAGCTAATAGATATATGGAATGTAAAGCTCTACAATCTCCATAATCCAACATCTTATTCTTGGATTCTTTTATCCTCTCCTCGCAGCGCCTCATTTCAATTTGATGAAGTTAAACAGGAAATATTCTGCATAGAATATATGAAGCAATTTTAGAAACTCAAGATTCTTGATTTTGGCAAGTTCCCACCTGCCAAATCGAAGCTTCATATGAGTTTAAGTAGATAGAAATTCCAGTCTTACCTAAACACATGCGTTCTGTGACATCTGGTGTTTCAGCTTATCCTCATACACTCAAGTGTTGTTGCATCTTGCAGCATGAATTCCACGACCACACAGTTCGTTCCCTCACGAAGGATGGGCTTATACGAACCGGTCCATCAGATGAGCATGTGGGGAGACTTTAGAAACACCTTGCTCGACTCATCCCCGCCTCCAGAGCTGATGCTGGAGGTCAATGCCAATCTAGACAACCAGGTCATAAGTTTGCTGTAATAACTGTCTTCACTCTGTTTAATTTATTGTCTGAACTCGATTTCTTGTGTTGCAGTCAGAGGATACTACTTCACATGGAACTTTTGCAGCTTCGCATAGAAATGATCAAGAAGCAAGCAAACCCGATGATAAGGTTCTGAGACGCCTAGCACAGAACCGGGAAGCTGCTCGTAAGAGCCGTCTGCGAAAGAAGGTAAGACCACTATCGTCCACCACTGCATCTTCTAGATTGTTCCTTATCGAGCTCGTTTTGCAGGCATACGTCCAGCAGTTAGAGAACAGTAAACTGAGACTCATTCAGCTCGAGCAAGAGCTCAATCGGGTCAGACAGCAGGTAGAACAACGATATATGCTGGACCTTTCATCATTTCATTCTTACGAAAAGCAGAATCTAAAGCACTAGTGTTTTTGCAGCAGGGATTGTGTGTAGGTGGTGGTATAGATACTAGTCAGCTTGCCTACACCGGAAATTCCAATCCGGGTTCGTTCGCCTTCTTTACTTACGATTATGCTCGAATAAGCATTTCATTCTTGAAATCGTACGTGCAGGGATCAGTGCGTTTGAACTCGAGTACGGACACTGGGTGGAAGAGCAAAATCGACAAATCTCAGACTTGAAGAATGCTTTGCATTCTGATATGGGAGATACGGAGCTGCAGATCTTCGTTGATGGTGGAATGCAGCATTACTTCGAGCTCTTCAGCATGAAAGTGATGGCCGCCAGGGCCGACGTTTTCTACATCATGTCCGGCATGTGGAAGACGTCGGCAGAGCGCTTCTTCCTGTGGATCGGGGGATTCCGCCCTTCAGAACTCGTCAAGGTGAAGATAAAAACTTGCGTAAGACCGTTTGACAGATGAAATATTCATAATTTTGCATGGCCGTGTACACAAGACTCGTCTCCCCGTTTCTTAAACACGCACGTGTTCTACTTGGTTCTAACAAAGTGTAATTGTACGTTCACCAGCAGGTGCTCTCGCCACACCTTGACGCCTTGTCCGAACAGCAGCGTCTAGACATCGTTAATCTCACGCAGTCTTGTCAGCAAGCAGAAGATGCACTCTCACAGGGGATGGAGAAGCTCCAGTTCATCCTAGCCCAGGCCATCGCCGACGGCCTACTGCGGGAAGGGAACTACCTACCTCAGATTGGAGCCGCCATGAACAAGCTCGACGATCTGGTCAGGTTCGTCGTTCAGGTAAAGATCTCTATCACCTCATCATGTTTCTTGCTTTATCTCCATCTTCGTCGTCTGTCACAGAACATGATTATCGTGCAAGCAGGCTGATCATCTCCGACAAGAGACACTGCAGCAGCTCTCGCGCATCCTCACCACTCGTCAAGCCGCCAGAGGCCTCCTGGCCCTCGGGGAGTACCTGCAACGCCTCCGAGCTCTGAGCTCGTGCTGGTCATCCCGTCCTCGTGAACAAGCCTAGAGATGAATTCTTGAATTTTGGTGGCCTATATAGTAAGAATTTTCTCTAAGATCTAAGGTTTATGCCCATTTTTGATGTGCTTTCCTATGATTGAGAAATTTGTAGATATGATCAGATAGTTTTCTGTGTAGAGGAATTTCTCAGTTAGACTACTTCAGGTTTGATTGTCTCTTTCTATTTGGAACTCTATTGTGTAAAAACAGGCTATATTAGCATCAGTTTCTAACAAAAAACTGTAATATAAGGCGAAAATGCTGCAAGGAGCTCTGAAAACGACGAGAAACAAAGTCTGCACGGATTTAAGGATGCTCAGATGCAAGAAAGTGCAGCAGATAGATAGATATGCAGAATGCAGGCAGTGGTCAATCCATTTTTTTGTGTCGTTCCATCTCATAATAATGAACGTTCGGCAATTTCAAAAATTACGTACGCTTCTGGAACGACTCAAACATTCAGATACTTTCAAAAGCTCCCTCGAAAGGGAGAAGTATAATACACATCTTAGTTGATTTTTCGAAGGAATCTCAAGCTTCTGGGAGAGATGACTCACAACTTTGACATGGCGTAATCCAGTGCATCCAATAGGAAGTCTGCACAAGCAGAAAGAATCGGGTCCATTTAGGGCATAGGAAACACAAAGAGTGAATAATCAAGACACGAATGCCCTTATACAAGATCAGTCGAGCTCGTGCAAAGATGAAACTGTAAGTATACCTGCGTCGTCTTTGGAGAAACACATAGGAGGCTTTATCCTGAAAACATTCCCATGAAGCCCACCTTTCCCAACCAAAACTCCAAGTTCTGCAATGATGGAGACACATCTTAAAATTACGTTATCAAGAATATAAGGAATGAGTTAGTCATTAATGAATTTTAAGAAGGCTATGAAAACCTTGAAGGCTCTCAAACAACACTGCAGTTTCTGCCTTGGCTGGTGTCTTCTGTTTCCTATTTGTCACAAGTTCTACTCCGACCATCAAGCCCCTCCTCTCACATCACCAATTACTGGAAAGCGATATGAGTTTCATTCAACATAACGAATTTTAATTGAAAGCACAAACCATTTAGAGACCATATCAAGGCATGGCTAAGAAATCTCTCGAGCAAGCAGGTTAGGAGAAATACTATCGTGTTTTTGCTGTAGTTCTCTTAGGGGCCCAATCATGTGAGCGCCAACCTCAGCACAATGCTCCTGACGCTTCTCTTTATCAAGAACGTTAAGCACAGCTAGTCCACCAGCTGAGCAAACGGGGTTGCCCTCAAACGTGTTGAACTGTATTTTCTGAGCCAAAACGCTCGCAATTTCAGGAGTTGTCACCACAGCTCCGAGGGGCAAACTGTTTCCTATACCCTGTGCATCAAGATTTCAGCAACGGAAGCAAAACTCAAACGAGGAGGGGAAGGAAAAGTTGGAGTCCAAACGACACCTTAGCCATGGTAACAATATCCGGCACAACTCCTTGGGTCTCAAAACCCCAGTAATGGCTCCCTGTTCGACCAAAGCCCGTCTGCACTTCATCAGCGATGCAAACACCACCTGCTTTACGAACAATGTCATAAACCAATTTTAAGTAACCAGGGGCTAACTCAACCGCTCCCCCAACTCCCTGTAGTCAGCAAAGAATCAAGATTTTCAAGGTGAATCCACGAAGCAAAGATGAATCCTCATTATCGAGAAACACATTAGAGCCAAACTATCCAAGAGAAACCCGAATCATCTCAGAAATAAATCCAGCAACTCTTCCTGAAGTGCCATGGTCGATATGATCTTGAAAATCCTCAGCATAAAGCTTGGCATCCGAACCAAACACTCCACAACATGATGAATCTCACCCTGCATAACTTCACATCTAGTGAAACAACTTGCAACCAGCTAGAGTCGAAAACCTAATGAAATGACTTGGTTTTTGAAAAAGGTAGAGAAGAACTCAAAGATAAACCTGAGGGATTGGGGATTTCCATGTGTTGAGAGCAGTGAGTCCAATCGTATTCGAACTTCCACCATGATACGCATTCCTCAACGCGATCATGCCAAGGCTATCACTATATAACCTTGCCATCATCATAGCTAGCTCATTAGCTTCTGTCCCAGAATTAACAAAATACACAACCTACATACATTCCAAGAAAAGTGATCATATAAAAACTCTCATTTCATCAAATATGCCCCACAACACATACAACTACAAGAATAGATATATCCTAACTCCAGAACGAAAAGGAATGTAAGTCAGCCTCTTCAAAACTCACTAGTCAATCATTAAGCTTaacaaaaagaattaaattatccACACAAACTAAACATGTAGCTAGGGAGCAACAGCATAAACATTTCAAACCATAGATCTACCAATCATGAAACAGTGATTCTCAAAAACTGGATCAAGGGAAAACAACCTTAAGATTTCCTGGCATCTTCGAGGCTAAAGCTTCAGCGAAATCAGCTGGCATGGTGCAAATAAATGGCGGTTGCATGCTGAAGCAGCTTATTCTGTTCAATCACAGGATTCAACACATCAGGGTGGCAATGACCGAAAGAAACCGTCACGATTCCTGCAAACGCATCGAGATAACGCCTTCCGCTCTCATCGGACAAATACTGCATCTTCCCCTCCACGATGTTAAGCTGTTTGATAAAATGCAAAACAGACATTACTCGCAAAATCGTCtcaatgattaaaaaaaaaaaaaagaattcgaGTTTACGGGCTTCTGGTAGTAGTGGAAAAGCGACGGCCCGTTGTATGGTTTGGGGTTGTAGTCGAAGGCCGGCAGCTCCGGCGGCGGTGCGGACCGGCATTACTGCTGCAAAACCGGCGGCTCTCATTCTTGATCAACGCTTCCACGAGATTTCTACGCGTGAGGCTCCTCTCCCATCCCATTGTACGAGATTATTAGGCACGAAATTCACCGCTGTCACACACTGAAGTGTGTGTTTATATGGAATCTGTTTTGGTGAGATAGTGATGTGGAATTTTTGTTCTTGTAGCCGTCGGCAGTTGGTGGAAGATTCCTATTTCGGTGTCTAGATTTAACTAATTATTCATCTGTACTAATATCTATATAAATACTATATTAGAAATGgagtttttaattttaaattgatttcaaatcaattttaaaattgagtggcaattttatagttagaataaaaattaaaggtttatttataagttatacatctttcttttttttctttttctttaacttcttatttttctattttatttatttttaaaaattatgaaattcgactaattataaaatatttgatatacatatcaaattaaagatcatgacaagagctttaatttgatatatgttatataaatattggatttaaaatataaaaattatatttatttaaatattaaaacttaagaaaattctctctcctctctctcctcttttttttgaataaatctatttttttcaattatcttttaacttatattgttttctttttttacaatataaatttttattaatatgaattattctttattatttttatattaaactaaaatatatttatcttaaattattattattttgattatatttagaatttttatataataattaaattaatatcaattttatgtataataaaatataaaaatatttttcgtgtgttgcacgagtgcaaatgctaatactatattaaatagacaattttcaaattcaaattgatttgagtgacaattttgaaattatatgtataaaatgatggttaaaaataaatcacattcccactatcttttttttttttacttgggggagttggggagggggagcagtggagtttgaacccaggacctcactgttcacacacatgaggtcgcaccgcttggtcaCATTCCCACTATCTTATCCACTaatattaaatgaattaattagtgtggtatatatattttcactcaAATTACGCATAGTGCTTTTCTGTTAAGAATAATCACGCTACTCATTTTAATTCACTTAATTTAttagatttatattttcaatatatgaattcaaattataaaagaatatatatatatatatatattacattatagtattaaatatattaatataaattagtATAAATAAATTTGCGTTTAACACAAAAGTCATGTTTTAGATTGATCAATATGTATCTAATAATCAAGAACTGTATTGGTTGCTGGTTCAAAAGGAGACTGATCTCTCTTATCTTGGAGATACTTTGCAGAAAATTCATGATCTTAAGGCGTCTTTCCGCTGTGCTTGTTTTAGCTGGACTCCTCGGGAAGGGAATTCAAATGCTGATCGTCTTGCTGCTTTTGCGTTTAGTAATCCTAAGCCAATGTCTTCTGTTGTGGCTTTTCCGTATGATGTAAACAACTCTATTTCTCATTAATGGAAGTTTACGTCttgttctcaaaaaaaaaaaaaaatatgtatctAATAAGtttcaaattattattaataatttatacttaatgaaaatatatatttgcaaAAAGTACTCATAAAGCCATAATTTATGAGCCGTCTCTTATAGTTCATACATAACACGATtaatatatgcatatcaaatgtccctaaggggacaccaagcCGTGCGACCTcatgtgtgtgaacagtgaggtcccgggttcaaactccactgctccccttccccaactcccccaagtcaaaaaaatatatgcatATCATATTAAACATCACAATAaaaagctttaatttaatatatgttatataaatatttgatttaaaaagtaaaaattatatttatttaagtataaaatttttaaaaactctctctcatctctcatctttttttgaataaatctatttatcaattctatttttattttcattttgtaaacttttttttctttttcataatatcaatttttttatagtgattcttctctatttctttttattttttcaatatccaactcaaatatattcagttaaaattaaatttttattatatttataaatataataattgaattaaatcaattttatataaatattaaaatataaaaatatttctcgtgcattgcacgggttGCAAATGCTAGTAATACTAGTATTATTTAGGACTTGCAAAATGTAGCAAAAACACACTACAAGTTGTTAATATGTAATATTATGcacgattttaaaaaaatactatatagtATTGCAATTAAATCATCATTAATCAAATGCTTTAATCAACGATCCATCAAAATACCTATGCatcgtttttttttcttttttctttttttgtagtgataaattaacataatatgtatttaaataattgggGCAATTATGTCAAATTACAATGCAGCTAAAAAACTTTATACAATTTAACGTAATTAGCATTTTACTTAATTAACCTTAACGATTATAAGGAAGAGTTTGCAAATCGTCTTCTTTTTTTTCGgtctttttcagtttttttatcCAATTTCATTTGCTAATTCCAtagctatttaaattatttttatatacatatatacgtttgtttatttttttttaattagtgttatttttaaCAAAAGAGATAATATAGCAAAAAAGATACATTAACCAAAATAAagataaatcaattaaaattaaaataatagaccAAATAAAACTATTTTGGCCTATAACACAACACAATCGAAAATTGAAAGTGACGCCCGTATTTGTTGatgttttaatgatttttaaaggataatttatttactaaatttatagtttataaatttataaatgaaataGATTTAATAAATTGCCACTTCAAAACATATGTATCAATCAGGCAATTTAAAATTAAGACacattatatatttacatatgCTAGTACGTAATTCACCGAAATTCGACATATAATTACTTTAGTGAGatttattgttataataaaggtaataatttttatatcaaaataatacatttaaatttgatatatGAATAAGGATTTTACCACTCGTTCTCATAACAAAAATGTATAATAATGTGTATTAACTATCCACATATATTTTAAACACACATATATtttaaacatataaatataacataaaatcTCATGTACACTCGGGGGTGTACTGTACATTCGGATTGACCCGTACCCAAATCCAGACCCGCATGTTAATTCAAACCCGCATcctgacccaaatcgtgtaaatgacgctattcagttatataaataacagtgtaacattttaaaatgttatagtgtcattttcaatcttatagtgttatttaaaatattataatatcatttacaatcttatagtgtcaattacaggaagtgtcatttatatttttgaatagtatcaattatatataaacagtgtcatttacaatgttatagtgtcatttatacacagtgtcatttgtataacaaatagtgtcaattacatgcagtgtcatttgtataaccgattagtgtcatttacacgatttgaatcaTGATGCGAGTTTGGATCAGAATCTGGGTTACGGGTCAACCcgagtgtacccaagaccacctctacATATAATTTATCACAACAATTGGTTATCCGTCTCTATTCTCTATTGAATATTATAGAATACACATTAATATACTAAAAtaagaaatgaaaaaattaaattagaaaaaagaaattatcAAGGCATATTTCGTACCCGTCAAGAATGTATATTAATCATacccaaataatttaaataattcacGAAGGTATGTCGATAAATGTTcgtacactacaagaaaacacgcttctaacgaccgaaattttcggtcgttaattttgcaGCTTTAACGACCTATTTACGACCATTTCacgatcattttttttttgttttttttataaaatttttaacgaccgaattttcggtcgttaattattttttaaatatttttttaacgaTCAAATTTTCGgacgttaatttttttttttatatttttattttttaacgagcGATTTTTTGttcgttaatatttttttaaatttctttattaatttttttaaaaaaaaattagcgaCCTAATTAtttggtcgttaatattatttttttaataatttaaaaaaaattaaagaccaAAATTTTCGGttgttaaaaatatttttaatttttttattttatttttatttatttttaaatttttatttattttatttgttaacgaccgaaaaattggtctttaatattattttctcaatttttttatttttttaatttcgtttattttattttttgattatatatataaatatatatatatatatatatttatttttagttaattttctatttaattcttatttttaaattattgagaatataattagatttatagatttattaaattattagattcattattttcaaaacattaataattttattattttaaaataatgaattatttgatatcatctattttatttattttcaaatattttattattttaaaataataagttattttatttaagaaatgaatgatattgtatattgaattataataaatctaataaattaataaatctaaataaatcgaataatttaatactttattacgataatattgtatattatgattattatctGGTTGTTATTTTTGatactcatattttttttaaattacgataatattaatcttttactattttaaatttaatcgtATATTATCGTGAATctttcgccggcaccacaagtcttagatatcatctagacatattataaggttatgaatgattaatgatattgtatattgaaatagagtttaaattaactaataggtactagatatatcaataatacgagtgttctgtatcGGTGACCATTCGAAAGAAACTTCAAGATTGTTTGACTTAGGTCACAACTAAGATGGgcgacccactgggaagttcgtcaaatcGTATgtaattaaggtcaaaatacattagaaatactaAAATACTTGTGAGATACAgagattaaaaatatatatattttattaaaaaatattttttcaaaaaaaaattattatttttattcatttttaacgACTGAAAATTcggttattaaaaataaataattcgatcgttaattaaaaattaaataataaatatttttttattttttttttctctttttaacgacggaaaattcggtcgttaaaaataaaaaatcgatcGTTAACAACCGAAAAAACGATCGTTAAGACTCGGAACGACGATGCTAACAACGACCACCGaaaacggtcgttaatattattaacgaccgatttttgggttttaacgaccgaattttcagtcgttagagccgcattttcttgtagtggcaCCCGTCTAAAATGTATATACTCATACTCGTCCCAAAtttgaagaatttatttatttcatatatatcttaatatcattttttttattttatatgatcaaatta
It contains:
- the LOC131003536 gene encoding transcription factor TGA1-like isoform X4, which gives rise to MNSTTTQFVPSRRMGLYEPVHQMSMWGDFRNTLLDSSPPPELMLEVNANLDNQSEDTTSHGTFAASHRNDQEASKPDDKVLRRLAQNREAARKSRLRKKAYVQQLENSKLRLIQLEQELNRVRQQGLCVGGGIDTSQLAYTGNSNPGISAFELEYGHWVEEQNRQISDLKNALHSDMGDTELQIFVDGGMQHYFELFSMKVMAARADVFYIMSGMWKTSAERFFLWIGGFRPSELVKQVLSPHLDALSEQQRLDIVNLTQSCQQAEDALSQGMEKLQFILAQAIADGLLREGNYLPQIGAAMNKLDDLVRFVVQADHLRQETLQQLSRILTTRQAARGLLALGEYLQRLRALSSCWSSRPREQA
- the LOC131003536 gene encoding transcription factor TGA1-like isoform X5, which translates into the protein MNSTTTQFVPSRRMGLYEPVHQMSMWGDFRNTLLDSSPPPELMLEVNANLDNQSEDTTSHGTFAASHRNDQEASKPDDKVLRRLAQNREAARKSRLRKKAYVQQLENSKLRLIQLEQELNRVRQQQGLCVGGGIDTSQLAYTGNSNPGISAFELEYGHWVEEQNRQISDLKNALHSDMGDTELQIFVDGGMQHYFELFSMKVMAARADVFYIMSGMWKTSAERFFLWIGGFRPSELVKVLSPHLDALSEQQRLDIVNLTQSCQQAEDALSQGMEKLQFILAQAIADGLLREGNYLPQIGAAMNKLDDLVRFVVQADHLRQETLQQLSRILTTRQAARGLLALGEYLQRLRALSSCWSSRPREQA
- the LOC131003536 gene encoding transcription factor TGA1-like isoform X3; translated protein: MNSTTTQFVPSRRMGLYEPVHQMSMWGDFRNTLLDSSPPPELMLEVNANLDNQSEDTTSHGTFAASHRNDQEASKPDDKVLRRLAQNREAARKSRLRKKAYVQQLENSKLRLIQLEQELNRVRQQQGLCVGGGIDTSQLAYTGNSNPGISAFELEYGHWVEEQNRQISDLKNALHSDMGDTELQIFVDGGMQHYFELFSMKVMAARADVFYIMSGMWKTSAERFFLWIGGFRPSELVKQVLSPHLDALSEQQRLDIVNLTQSCQQAEDALSQGMEKLQFILAQAIADGLLREGNYLPQIGAAMNKLDDLVRFVVQADHLRQETLQQLSRILTTRQAARGLLALGEYLQRLRALSSCWSSRPREQA
- the LOC131003536 gene encoding TGACG-sequence-specific DNA-binding protein TGA-1A-like isoform X2 — protein: MNSTTTQFVPSRRMGLYEPVHQMSMWGDFRNTLLDSSPPPELMLEVNANLDNQSEDTTSHGTFAASHRNDQEASKPDDKVLRRLAQNREAARKSRLRKKAYVQQLENSKLRLIQLEQELNRVRQQGLCVGGGIDTSQLAYTGNSNPGISAFELEYGHWVEEQNRQISDLKNALHSDMGDTELQIFVDGGMQHYFELFSMKVMAARADVFYIMSGMWKTSAERFFLWIGGFRPSELVKVKIKTCQVLSPHLDALSEQQRLDIVNLTQSCQQAEDALSQGMEKLQFILAQAIADGLLREGNYLPQIGAAMNKLDDLVRFVVQADHLRQETLQQLSRILTTRQAARGLLALGEYLQRLRALSSCWSSRPREQA
- the LOC131003536 gene encoding TGACG-sequence-specific DNA-binding protein TGA-1A-like isoform X1 yields the protein MNSTTTQFVPSRRMGLYEPVHQMSMWGDFRNTLLDSSPPPELMLEVNANLDNQSEDTTSHGTFAASHRNDQEASKPDDKVLRRLAQNREAARKSRLRKKAYVQQLENSKLRLIQLEQELNRVRQQQGLCVGGGIDTSQLAYTGNSNPGISAFELEYGHWVEEQNRQISDLKNALHSDMGDTELQIFVDGGMQHYFELFSMKVMAARADVFYIMSGMWKTSAERFFLWIGGFRPSELVKVKIKTCQVLSPHLDALSEQQRLDIVNLTQSCQQAEDALSQGMEKLQFILAQAIADGLLREGNYLPQIGAAMNKLDDLVRFVVQADHLRQETLQQLSRILTTRQAARGLLALGEYLQRLRALSSCWSSRPREQA
- the LOC131003536 gene encoding transcription factor TGA1-like isoform X6, encoding MNSTTTQFVPSRRMGLYEPVHQMSMWGDFRNTLLDSSPPPELMLEVNANLDNQSEDTTSHGTFAASHRNDQEASKPDDKVLRRLAQNREAARKSRLRKKAYVQQLENSKLRLIQLEQELNRVRQQGLCVGGGIDTSQLAYTGNSNPGISAFELEYGHWVEEQNRQISDLKNALHSDMGDTELQIFVDGGMQHYFELFSMKVMAARADVFYIMSGMWKTSAERFFLWIGGFRPSELVKVLSPHLDALSEQQRLDIVNLTQSCQQAEDALSQGMEKLQFILAQAIADGLLREGNYLPQIGAAMNKLDDLVRFVVQADHLRQETLQQLSRILTTRQAARGLLALGEYLQRLRALSSCWSSRPREQA